From Amycolatopsis cihanbeyliensis, a single genomic window includes:
- the fmt gene encoding methionyl-tRNA formyltransferase: MRLVFAGTPEPAVPALRALIAAGRHEVVAVVTRPDARSGRGRRATRSPVAALADEHGIEVLTPQRAGDSDFLARLAELAPDACPVVAYGALLPRRALEVPRHGWVNLHFSLLPAWRGAAPVQAAIRAGDELTGASTFRIVRELDAGPVYGVVTEPIADTDTAGTLLERLAASGAKLLVSTMDGIEDGTLRAEPQPAEGLSYAPKVSVEDARVVFTDPALAVHRQVRAVTPEPGAWAEFRGERLKLGPVTIAADAGPLAPGELLVERKRVLAGTATVPVRLGEVQAQGKKRMAAADWARGTRIERGERLT, encoded by the coding sequence ATGCGGCTGGTGTTCGCGGGCACCCCGGAACCAGCCGTTCCCGCGCTGCGCGCCCTGATAGCCGCGGGCCGGCACGAGGTGGTGGCCGTGGTGACCCGCCCGGACGCCAGGTCGGGGCGGGGGCGCAGGGCCACCCGCTCGCCGGTGGCGGCCCTCGCCGACGAGCACGGTATCGAGGTGCTGACCCCGCAGCGTGCCGGTGACTCCGATTTCCTCGCGCGGTTGGCCGAGCTGGCCCCGGACGCCTGCCCGGTGGTGGCCTACGGCGCGCTCCTGCCGCGGCGGGCGCTGGAGGTGCCCCGGCACGGCTGGGTCAACCTGCACTTCTCACTGCTGCCGGCCTGGCGGGGTGCCGCGCCGGTGCAGGCCGCGATCCGGGCGGGGGACGAGCTGACCGGCGCCTCGACCTTCCGGATCGTGCGCGAGCTGGACGCGGGTCCGGTGTACGGCGTGGTGACCGAGCCGATCGCGGACACCGACACCGCGGGCACGCTGCTGGAACGGCTCGCCGCCTCCGGCGCGAAGCTTCTCGTGTCTACTATGGATGGTATCGAGGACGGGACGCTGCGTGCGGAACCGCAGCCGGCCGAGGGCCTCAGTTACGCGCCCAAGGTGTCGGTCGAGGACGCGCGGGTGGTGTTCACCGACCCCGCCCTCGCCGTGCACCGTCAGGTACGTGCGGTCACCCCGGAACCGGGTGCGTGGGCCGAGTTCCGCGGCGAGCGGCTGAAGCTCGGCCCGGTCACGATCGCCGCGGACGCCGGCCCGCTGGCGCCGGGTGAGCTGCTGGTGGAACGCAAGCGGGTACTCGCCGGGACCGCGACCGTGCCGGTGCGGCTCGGTGAGGTGCAGGCGCAGGGCAAGAAACGGATGGCGGCCGCCGACTGGGCGCGTGGCACGAGGATCGAGCGAGGGGAGCGTCTGACGTGA
- a CDS encoding cysteine dioxygenase family protein: MVTPRMTEFVARLSGLFDRIDDPHDRARAAAGALSGLLDADGVLAPEHTEPDPLRYRQHLVHVDGRRRFSVVSLVWLPGQRTPVHSHACWCVVGVVTGREAETRYRLDPTGRVEPAGTAVNLPGDVCWLVPPERDIHRVCNDGDRPAVSLHVYGTDIAARGSSINQVYAEPAAPPRSPEHAP, from the coding sequence GTGGTTACCCCGAGAATGACCGAGTTCGTGGCCCGGCTGTCCGGGCTGTTCGACCGGATCGACGATCCGCACGACCGGGCCCGCGCCGCGGCGGGCGCGCTGTCCGGCTTGCTGGACGCGGACGGCGTGCTGGCGCCCGAGCACACCGAGCCCGACCCGCTGCGGTACCGGCAGCATCTGGTGCATGTGGACGGTCGGCGCAGGTTTTCCGTGGTGTCCCTGGTCTGGCTTCCCGGGCAGCGCACTCCGGTGCACAGCCACGCCTGCTGGTGCGTGGTCGGGGTGGTGACCGGCAGGGAGGCGGAGACCCGCTACCGCCTCGACCCGACCGGGCGGGTCGAGCCCGCCGGCACCGCGGTGAACCTGCCCGGCGACGTGTGCTGGCTGGTGCCGCCGGAGCGGGATATCCACCGGGTGTGCAACGACGGCGACCGGCCGGCCGTCTCGCTGCACGTCTACGGCACGGATATCGCCGCCCGCGGCAGCAGCATCAATCAGGTGTACGCCGAACCCGCCGCGCCGCCACGTTCCCCCGAGCACGCGCCATGA
- a CDS encoding GrpB family protein: MPKPERADYTDTEIDSIWVGGAPELNSTVTLAEYDPGWPLLYEREAERIRGVLGDRVVLLEHVGSTSVPGLCAEPIIDILLVVPDSDDEDAYLPALEKAGYRLVIREPDRERHRAFKGPDTDANLHVHSPDSGEIERFLIFRDHLRTDPADRDLYAGTKRELAARTWRYIQHYADAKTGVIGEIMARARGNVAARRVRRTPD; this comes from the coding sequence ATGCCGAAGCCGGAACGTGCCGATTACACCGACACCGAGATCGATTCCATCTGGGTGGGCGGGGCCCCGGAACTGAACTCCACCGTCACCCTGGCCGAGTACGACCCGGGCTGGCCCCTGCTGTACGAGCGGGAGGCCGAACGGATCCGGGGTGTCCTCGGTGACCGGGTGGTGCTGCTGGAACACGTCGGTTCCACCTCGGTCCCCGGCCTGTGCGCCGAACCGATCATCGACATCCTGCTCGTCGTGCCGGATTCCGACGACGAGGACGCCTACCTGCCCGCGCTGGAGAAGGCCGGGTACCGCCTGGTGATCCGGGAACCGGACCGGGAACGCCACCGCGCGTTCAAGGGTCCGGACACCGATGCCAACCTGCACGTCCACTCGCCGGACAGCGGCGAGATCGAGCGGTTCCTGATCTTCCGCGACCACCTGCGAACCGATCCGGCCGACCGTGACCTGTACGCCGGGACCAAGCGCGAGCTCGCCGCCCGCACCTGGAGGTACATCCAGCACTACGCCGACGCCAAGACCGGGGTGATCGGCGAGATCATGGCGCGTGCTCGGGGGAACGTGGCGGCGCGGCGGGTTCGGCGTACACCTGATTGA
- a CDS encoding RsmB/NOP family class I SAM-dependent RNA methyltransferase, which produces MSRDRKPARPQRGRPAPRKEGPRRPPPEDPPRRAALDVLRAIRERDAYANLALPELLRDRRITGRDASFATELTYGTARAQGLLDEIIRACLDRPLDKVDAVVLDALRLGAYQLLRTRVAQHAAVTSTVDLVRADAGSHVAGFANAVLRQVSEKDEQAWVEEIAPDPATDPIGNLALRSAHPRWVARSFAEALGDRGPELEAALLADDARPAVHLVARPGAISAEELAAITGGDPAPYSPYGVHLPPGTGDLADSELIKERLAAVQDEGSQLCAIATIAVPVTGEDTRWLDLCAGPGGKAALLGALAESAGATLDAVEKAPHRARMVERATEDLPVTVHVADGRESGLDGVYDRVLVDAPCTGLGALRRRPEARWRRKPSDVAELTRLQGQLLLAALDLVRPGGVVSYVVCSPHLAETEGVVHESARRAGARTLDAREFFPGVPTLGAGPYVQLWPHRHGTDAMFCAILRKPADS; this is translated from the coding sequence GTGAGCCGGGATCGGAAACCCGCACGACCGCAGCGGGGGAGGCCGGCGCCTCGCAAGGAGGGGCCGCGCCGCCCGCCACCGGAGGACCCGCCGAGGCGGGCCGCGCTGGACGTGCTGCGCGCGATCCGGGAGCGCGACGCCTACGCCAACCTCGCGCTGCCGGAGCTGCTGCGCGACCGCCGGATCACCGGAAGGGACGCCTCGTTCGCCACCGAGCTGACCTACGGCACGGCGCGGGCGCAGGGCCTGCTCGACGAGATCATCCGCGCCTGCCTCGACCGGCCACTGGACAAAGTGGACGCCGTCGTGCTGGACGCGCTGCGGCTCGGCGCTTATCAGCTACTGCGTACCAGGGTCGCGCAGCACGCCGCGGTGACCTCCACCGTGGATCTGGTGCGTGCGGACGCGGGCTCGCATGTGGCCGGCTTCGCCAACGCGGTGCTACGTCAAGTGTCCGAAAAGGATGAACAGGCCTGGGTGGAGGAGATCGCACCGGATCCCGCCACCGACCCGATCGGTAACCTGGCGCTGCGCAGCGCGCACCCGCGCTGGGTGGCTCGCTCGTTCGCCGAGGCGCTGGGGGACAGGGGGCCCGAGTTGGAGGCCGCGCTGCTGGCCGACGACGCCCGGCCCGCGGTGCACCTCGTCGCCAGGCCCGGCGCGATCAGCGCCGAGGAGCTGGCCGCGATCACCGGCGGGGACCCCGCTCCCTACTCGCCCTACGGTGTGCACCTGCCGCCGGGTACCGGTGACCTCGCCGACTCGGAGTTGATCAAGGAGCGGCTGGCCGCGGTGCAGGACGAGGGCAGCCAGCTGTGCGCGATCGCCACCATCGCGGTGCCGGTAACGGGCGAGGACACCCGCTGGCTGGACCTGTGCGCGGGTCCGGGTGGCAAGGCGGCGCTGCTCGGCGCGCTGGCCGAGTCCGCGGGCGCCACCCTGGACGCGGTGGAGAAGGCCCCGCACCGGGCACGGATGGTGGAGCGGGCGACCGAGGACCTGCCGGTCACCGTGCATGTCGCCGACGGCCGGGAGTCCGGATTGGACGGTGTGTACGACCGGGTGCTGGTGGACGCGCCGTGCACCGGGCTCGGCGCGTTGCGGCGCAGGCCGGAGGCACGCTGGAGGCGCAAGCCCTCGGATGTCGCCGAGCTGACCAGGTTGCAGGGGCAACTGCTGCTCGCCGCACTGGACCTGGTCCGGCCCGGCGGGGTGGTGAGCTATGTCGTGTGCTCCCCGCACCTGGCCGAGACCGAGGGTGTGGTGCACGAGTCCGCGCGCAGGGCGGGGGCGCGGACCCTGGACGCCCGCGAGTTCTTTCCCGGGGTGCCCACCCTCGGCGCGGGTCCCTACGTGCAGCTGTGGCCACACCGGCACGGCACCGACGCGATGTTCTGCGCGATCCTGCGCAAGCCGGCGGACTCCTGA
- a CDS encoding DUF2294 domain-containing protein, whose product MQITRAQRSAVAERITQLERSFYGRGPSNVKVSVSQDVPVSLVVLSIDSLTAADSVLSARGHREAVIRHHEALHDVTRADFINAVEDVVGSQVHAYLAQVHPDTGHAVRVFIFADSGDSRELDSLDDRDD is encoded by the coding sequence GTGCAGATCACCCGCGCGCAACGCAGCGCCGTTGCGGAACGGATCACGCAGCTGGAGCGTTCCTTCTACGGGCGGGGCCCGAGCAACGTCAAGGTGTCGGTGAGCCAGGACGTACCAGTGAGCCTGGTGGTGCTGTCGATCGACAGCCTCACCGCCGCGGACAGCGTGCTCAGCGCGCGCGGGCACCGGGAGGCCGTGATCAGGCACCACGAGGCGTTGCACGACGTGACCAGGGCCGACTTCATCAACGCTGTCGAGGATGTCGTGGGCAGCCAGGTACACGCCTATCTCGCCCAGGTGCACCCGGACACCGGCCATGCCGTCCGGGTGTTCATCTTCGCCGACTCGGGCGACTCCCGGGAGCTGGACAGCCTCGACGACCGGGACGACTGA
- a CDS encoding rhodanese-like domain-containing protein gives MTAEPDVISRQLARARERIRRYPPEEAVRAVERGALLVDLRPLEYRLRFGEIPGAVAVSRHVLEWRLDVSSEWRLKELAPADTDREIILICNEGYTSSLAAWQVTELLGLREVADVTGGFAAWRAAGLPVTPRLARTGPAQHT, from the coding sequence ATGACGGCCGAACCCGATGTGATCTCCCGGCAGCTCGCGCGCGCCAGGGAACGGATCCGGCGCTACCCGCCCGAGGAGGCCGTGCGCGCGGTGGAACGGGGCGCGCTGCTGGTGGACCTGCGCCCGCTGGAGTACCGGCTGCGGTTCGGCGAGATCCCCGGCGCGGTCGCGGTGTCCCGGCACGTGCTGGAATGGCGGTTGGACGTCTCCAGCGAATGGCGACTCAAGGAGCTGGCACCCGCGGATACCGACCGCGAGATCATCCTGATCTGCAACGAGGGCTACACCTCCAGCCTGGCCGCCTGGCAGGTGACGGAGCTACTCGGGCTGCGCGAGGTCGCGGATGTGACCGGGGGCTTCGCAGCCTGGCGCGCCGCCGGGCTGCCGGTCACCCCGCGCCTGGCGAGGACGGGCCCGGCTCAGCACACCTGA
- a CDS encoding sugar ABC transporter ATP-binding protein has translation MSTTSSTPGTGVRVSLERVRKSYGGTVVLDDVSLALRGGEVHGVLGENGAGKSTLLRIVCGAVRADGGRAFVDGEPVALGSPRQALRHRIALISQELAMVPALPVLDNVFLGAWSQRAGLRRQGADRARFADLLERTGFRLDPDTPVRDLPVVGQLQVEILRALARDARVIALDEPTALLTRAETEQLHELIRGLAADGVAVVLISHFLEDVLAVCDLVTVLRDGRRVLTAPAAEQTAPGLIGHMVGRPVEVLYPEPPEVPADAPELLAARGLRRGAAVREVSLRVRAGEIVGIAGLVGSGRSETLRAIFGADRREAGEVLVAGRPVPPGSPARAIRHGLAMVPENRKEQGLVLIRSVRENLALASLGERQRAGLLRRRAESAAAGGMVDRLDVRGADPAGPVWTLSGGNQQKVLFGRWLVRTPRVLLVDEPTRGVDVAAKVQIHELLVDLARRGMGVLLVSSEVEEVLGLAHRVLVMRQGRVVGEVARGTASREEVLGLAFADAGQ, from the coding sequence GTGAGTACGACGAGTAGCACCCCCGGCACGGGCGTGCGGGTCAGTCTCGAGCGCGTCCGGAAGAGTTACGGCGGCACGGTGGTGCTGGACGACGTCTCGCTCGCCCTGCGTGGCGGCGAGGTGCACGGGGTCCTCGGCGAGAACGGGGCGGGGAAGAGCACGCTGCTGCGCATCGTGTGCGGGGCGGTGCGGGCCGACGGCGGCCGGGCCTTCGTGGATGGCGAGCCGGTCGCGCTGGGCAGTCCGCGGCAGGCGTTGCGGCACCGGATCGCGTTGATCTCCCAGGAACTGGCCATGGTGCCCGCGCTCCCCGTGCTGGACAACGTGTTCCTCGGTGCCTGGTCGCAACGCGCGGGCCTGCGGCGGCAGGGAGCGGACCGGGCGCGGTTCGCCGACTTGCTGGAGCGCACCGGCTTCCGGCTCGATCCCGACACGCCCGTGCGCGACCTGCCGGTGGTGGGGCAGCTCCAGGTGGAGATCCTGCGCGCGCTGGCAAGGGACGCGCGGGTGATCGCGCTGGACGAACCGACCGCGCTGCTGACCAGGGCCGAGACCGAGCAGCTACACGAGCTGATCCGCGGGCTCGCCGCGGACGGGGTCGCGGTGGTGCTGATCTCGCACTTCCTCGAGGACGTACTGGCCGTATGCGATCTGGTGACCGTGCTGCGGGACGGTCGGCGGGTGCTCACCGCGCCCGCCGCGGAACAGACCGCGCCCGGGCTGATCGGCCATATGGTCGGCAGGCCGGTGGAGGTGCTCTACCCGGAACCGCCCGAGGTGCCCGCGGACGCCCCGGAGTTGCTCGCGGCCCGGGGGCTGCGGCGCGGCGCGGCGGTGCGCGAGGTGAGCCTCCGGGTGCGAGCCGGGGAGATCGTCGGGATCGCCGGGCTGGTCGGCAGCGGCCGTTCGGAGACGCTGCGGGCGATCTTCGGTGCCGACCGGCGGGAGGCGGGCGAGGTACTGGTGGCGGGCAGGCCGGTGCCGCCCGGCTCGCCGGCCCGCGCCATCCGGCACGGCCTCGCCATGGTCCCGGAGAACCGCAAGGAGCAGGGCCTGGTGCTGATCCGCTCGGTGCGGGAGAACCTGGCGCTGGCCAGCCTGGGGGAGCGACAGCGGGCCGGGCTGTTGCGCAGGCGCGCGGAGTCCGCGGCCGCCGGCGGTATGGTTGACCGGCTCGATGTGCGCGGCGCCGATCCGGCCGGCCCGGTGTGGACGTTGTCCGGGGGCAACCAGCAGAAGGTGCTGTTCGGAAGGTGGTTGGTACGCACGCCACGGGTGCTGCTGGTGGACGAGCCGACCAGGGGGGTGGACGTGGCGGCCAAGGTGCAGATTCACGAGCTGCTGGTGGACCTGGCCCGGCGCGGGATGGGCGTGCTGCTGGTGTCCTCCGAGGTCGAGGAGGTACTCGGCCTCGCCCACCGGGTGCTGGTCATGCGGCAGGGGCGGGTCGTGGGCGAGGTCGCCCGCGGCACCGCGTCCAGGGAGGAGGTACTCGGCCTTGCCTTCGCCGACGCCGGGCAGTGA
- a CDS encoding sugar ABC transporter substrate-binding protein translates to MSRRRTALFALLGVLGLAVACVNPETREGASGGAETGGDGPDRIAFFGFAKANSFATATFAGIEEYAKANGAEAEFHDPNFDAQTQVRQIQDAITSGRFDVFIVQANDGTAVVPAVRSAVQQGITVVVEFTPVGTRYDTAEPQVPGTITLLDVPVDNGRKLGELGVEACRDRGAEPCRMAYLEGMKTLPLDNARTEAVLSTVRAAGVEVVASVEGGYTKQSGRAAMQDILQANPRVDVVIGSSQAIAGAEAVAGDEDVLFVGNGGSRQAVRAVQEGRWFATYYQPERTAGAKAAELGLRKAHGEQVPESTSYAEFAPGEGKGTADVLADVTGEYDE, encoded by the coding sequence ATGTCACGACGGCGCACCGCGCTGTTCGCACTGCTTGGCGTACTGGGCCTGGCCGTGGCCTGCGTGAATCCGGAAACGCGGGAAGGGGCCTCGGGTGGGGCCGAGACGGGAGGGGACGGGCCGGACCGGATCGCGTTCTTCGGTTTCGCCAAGGCGAATTCCTTCGCGACGGCGACTTTTGCCGGGATCGAGGAGTACGCGAAGGCCAACGGTGCCGAGGCGGAGTTCCACGACCCCAACTTCGACGCGCAGACCCAGGTACGGCAGATCCAGGACGCCATCACCTCCGGTCGGTTCGATGTGTTCATCGTGCAGGCCAACGACGGCACCGCGGTGGTGCCGGCCGTGCGTTCCGCGGTGCAGCAGGGCATCACCGTGGTGGTGGAGTTCACCCCGGTGGGTACCCGCTACGACACGGCGGAGCCGCAGGTACCCGGAACGATCACACTGCTCGACGTTCCGGTGGACAACGGCCGCAAACTGGGCGAGCTCGGGGTGGAGGCCTGCCGCGACCGGGGTGCCGAGCCGTGCCGGATGGCCTACCTGGAGGGCATGAAGACCCTTCCGCTGGACAACGCACGCACCGAGGCGGTGCTGAGTACGGTACGCGCGGCGGGTGTCGAGGTGGTCGCCAGCGTCGAGGGCGGCTACACCAAGCAGAGCGGGCGAGCGGCGATGCAGGACATCCTGCAGGCCAACCCGCGGGTGGACGTGGTGATCGGGTCCTCACAGGCCATCGCGGGCGCGGAGGCCGTCGCCGGGGACGAGGACGTGCTGTTCGTCGGCAACGGCGGTTCCCGGCAGGCCGTGCGGGCGGTCCAGGAAGGCCGCTGGTTCGCCACCTACTACCAGCCGGAGAGGACCGCCGGTGCCAAGGCCGCCGAGCTGGGCCTGCGCAAGGCCCACGGGGAGCAGGTGCCGGAGTCGACCTCCTACGCCGAGTTCGCGCCCGGCGAGGGAAAGGGCACCGCGGACGTGCTGGCCGACGTGACCGGTGAGTACGACGAGTAG
- a CDS encoding ABC transporter permease, whose amino-acid sequence MPSPTPGSDLDDRGDRGPVDTVPRERTRPAGVAGRRFTLLRDYGILLSLLAMVVALSLSTDTFLTAGNLVNLLDQAVVVGLLACGATLCIIAGVFDLSMSAVLAVSAIVAVLVTTEAGVTLGVLAALGTGAVLGACNGIVVMTARVHSFIATLAASIVYRGLAVIITGGAIVYPAAGQLAAFQSLSWPTVLGGVTASSLLFLLVAAVCWVLLSGTTYGRRIYAVGGNEEAARLSGVRVGLIRVSVFVLSGICAALAGLVLASRGGSAQASMGTLLELTAIAAAVVGGTSVRGGEGAIWRGMIGVLILTLIGNGFNLLGWDTTYKQVVEGLLILGAVSMDQVLRRRRT is encoded by the coding sequence TTGCCTTCGCCGACGCCGGGCAGTGACCTCGACGACCGTGGCGACCGCGGCCCGGTGGACACCGTGCCGCGGGAACGGACCCGCCCGGCCGGCGTCGCGGGCAGGCGGTTCACCCTGCTGCGTGACTACGGCATCCTGCTCAGCCTGCTCGCGATGGTGGTCGCCCTCTCGCTGAGCACCGACACCTTCCTCACCGCGGGGAACCTGGTGAACCTGCTCGACCAGGCGGTGGTGGTCGGCCTACTGGCCTGCGGCGCGACCCTGTGCATCATCGCCGGCGTCTTCGACCTCTCGATGAGCGCCGTGCTCGCGGTGTCGGCGATCGTGGCGGTGCTGGTCACCACCGAGGCCGGGGTGACGCTGGGGGTGCTCGCCGCGCTCGGCACCGGGGCGGTGCTCGGCGCCTGCAACGGCATCGTGGTGATGACCGCCAGGGTGCACTCGTTCATCGCCACGCTCGCCGCCAGCATCGTGTACCGGGGGCTCGCGGTGATCATCACGGGCGGCGCGATCGTGTACCCGGCCGCCGGGCAGCTGGCCGCGTTCCAGTCGTTGAGCTGGCCCACCGTGCTCGGTGGGGTCACCGCGTCCTCGCTGCTGTTCCTGCTGGTGGCGGCGGTGTGCTGGGTGCTGCTGTCCGGCACGACCTACGGCAGGAGGATCTACGCCGTCGGCGGGAACGAGGAGGCGGCACGACTCTCCGGCGTCCGGGTCGGGCTGATCCGGGTGTCGGTGTTCGTGCTGAGCGGGATCTGCGCCGCGCTGGCCGGGCTGGTGCTCGCCTCGCGGGGCGGTTCGGCGCAGGCCAGCATGGGCACCCTGCTGGAGCTCACCGCGATCGCCGCGGCCGTGGTCGGTGGCACCAGCGTGCGTGGCGGGGAGGGCGCCATCTGGCGCGGCATGATCGGGGTGCTCATCCTTACCCTGATCGGCAACGGCTTCAACCTGCTCGGCTGGGACACCACCTACAAGCAGGTCGTGGAGGGTCTGCTGATCCTCGGCGCGGTCAGCATGGACCAGGTGCTGCGGCGCCGCAGGACCTAG
- a CDS encoding cysteine dioxygenase, whose amino-acid sequence MRTSKHWAELCPRPDEIDQGTRVGGKRVRPAGLHRIVSTVLELPELWSEHVRFDLGERYVTRLHRDTDFEVWLICWELGQDTLLHDHGGSVGAFGVAGGSLIEDHGDLRGGSLRTRTHPAGSSVAFGTDYLHNLVNIATEPAVTVHAYSQPLRRMNFYCWLPSGPHHLRELPCDSPEPDTGDLERLAARTRTAHR is encoded by the coding sequence TTGCGGACGTCGAAGCACTGGGCCGAGCTGTGCCCCCGGCCCGACGAGATCGACCAGGGCACCCGGGTCGGCGGGAAGCGGGTCCGGCCGGCAGGGCTGCACCGGATCGTGTCCACCGTCCTGGAACTGCCCGAGCTGTGGTCCGAACACGTGCGGTTCGATCTCGGCGAGCGTTACGTCACCCGGTTGCACCGGGACACCGATTTCGAGGTGTGGCTGATCTGCTGGGAACTCGGGCAGGACACGCTGCTGCACGACCACGGCGGCAGTGTCGGGGCGTTCGGGGTCGCCGGCGGCAGCCTGATCGAGGACCACGGCGACCTGCGCGGTGGGAGCCTGCGCACGCGGACCCACCCCGCGGGCAGCAGCGTCGCGTTCGGCACCGACTACCTGCACAACCTGGTCAACATCGCCACCGAGCCCGCGGTCACCGTGCACGCCTACTCCCAGCCGCTGCGCAGGATGAACTTCTACTGCTGGTTGCCATCGGGTCCGCACCACCTGCGGGAGCTGCCGTGCGACTCGCCGGAGCCGGACACCGGGGACCTGGAACGCCTCGCCGCGCGCACCAGGACGGCGCACCGATGA
- a CDS encoding LysR family transcriptional regulator — MLELRHLRMLYEVARAGSFSGAARELGYTQPAISQQMRALERAFGTPLVVREGRRVVFTEAGAELLRHAEDLLHRVTVAQTTVAAVAGRHTGRVRLTVFPSGSATLVPPVAALVRSRHPAVSLSLAEGEPPDSLHTMRSGGCDVVLGFSYPEGRDEPEASGLLRMPLMSDPLVALLPAGHHLAQRRVVHLAELAGEAWIGGCPRCRGHLVDACATAGFTPDITFATDDTLAVQGLVAAGLGVSVTPRLMLAAACRPDVVARPLEPAMHRSISAFTWPDLVRVPTVRIVLDAFRDVTSAPIPTAQVC, encoded by the coding sequence GTGCTGGAACTGCGTCATCTACGGATGCTGTACGAGGTCGCGCGGGCGGGCTCGTTCTCGGGTGCGGCAAGGGAACTCGGCTACACCCAGCCGGCGATCAGCCAGCAGATGCGGGCGCTCGAACGTGCCTTCGGCACTCCGCTGGTGGTGCGTGAGGGCAGGCGGGTGGTCTTCACCGAGGCCGGTGCCGAGCTGCTGCGGCACGCCGAGGACCTGTTGCACCGGGTCACCGTCGCGCAGACCACCGTGGCCGCGGTGGCCGGCCGCCACACGGGACGGGTGCGGCTGACCGTGTTTCCCAGCGGCAGCGCGACCCTGGTTCCACCCGTGGCCGCGCTGGTGCGCAGCAGGCACCCGGCCGTGAGCCTGTCCCTTGCGGAGGGAGAACCACCGGATTCCTTGCACACCATGCGTTCCGGTGGCTGCGATGTGGTGCTCGGCTTCAGTTACCCGGAAGGGCGGGACGAGCCGGAGGCGAGTGGGTTGCTCCGGATGCCACTGATGTCCGACCCGCTGGTGGCGCTGTTGCCCGCCGGGCACCACCTGGCGCAGCGCCGGGTCGTCCACCTGGCCGAACTGGCAGGCGAGGCGTGGATCGGCGGCTGCCCGCGGTGTCGCGGCCACCTCGTGGACGCCTGCGCCACGGCCGGTTTCACCCCGGACATCACCTTCGCGACCGACGACACCCTTGCCGTGCAGGGGCTGGTGGCCGCCGGGTTGGGCGTCTCGGTGACCCCGCGGCTCATGCTCGCCGCCGCCTGCAGGCCGGATGTGGTCGCGCGCCCGCTGGAACCCGCGATGCATCGCAGCATCTCCGCGTTCACCTGGCCGGACCTGGTCCGCGTGCCGACCGTGCGTATCGTCCTGGACGCCTTCCGGGACGTCACCTCGGCACCCATCCCCACGGCTCAGGTGTGCTGA
- a CDS encoding flavoprotein, which produces MARSLGLVVSSCGGVESRLCAELAEPAAARGWELAITLTPTAAEWLADSGELGRLRGLTGLEIRSTSRLPSRPRPHPDPEVFLFAPATAGSVAKLALGLADNQALTVLDDALGEPGVTMVVGYQVRDARFRHPAWQGHLDALASAGVRTHRLEVDREWTDVLDLLPVLR; this is translated from the coding sequence ATGGCCCGGTCGCTCGGGCTGGTCGTGAGCTCCTGCGGCGGGGTGGAGAGCAGGCTGTGCGCCGAGCTCGCCGAACCCGCCGCGGCGCGCGGCTGGGAACTGGCGATCACGCTGACCCCGACGGCGGCGGAGTGGCTCGCCGACTCCGGCGAGCTCGGCCGGCTGCGCGGGCTCACCGGGCTGGAGATACGCAGCACCTCCCGGTTGCCCAGCCGGCCGCGGCCGCACCCGGACCCTGAGGTGTTCCTGTTCGCCCCGGCCACCGCGGGCTCGGTGGCGAAACTGGCACTCGGGCTGGCGGACAACCAGGCGCTGACCGTGCTCGACGACGCCCTTGGCGAGCCGGGGGTGACCATGGTGGTCGGCTACCAGGTCCGCGACGCGCGGTTCCGGCACCCGGCCTGGCAGGGCCACCTGGACGCGCTGGCCTCGGCCGGCGTGCGGACGCACCGGCTGGAGGTCGATCGGGAGTGGACCGATGTGCTCGACCTGCTGCCCGTGCTACGTTGA